Part of the Cohnella candidum genome, TTATGGTAGGGGAGGGATGACGCGATGTCCAAACAATCAGCCATAAGCCGTTCTTCGGATGATCGGGTGTTCGACGCCGTCGTGTATGCCATAGCGGCCGCGATCATGCTTGTGGTGTTGTATCCGCTGATCTTCGTCGTCAGCGCTTCGTTCAGCAATCCGGTGAACGTATTGGCCGGAGAAGTATGGCTGTTGCCGAAAGGTTTTAACGTGGACGCGTACACGAACATTTTCCATAACGCGAAAATCTGGGTCGGCTACCGAAATACGATTCTGTATACAGTCGTCGGCACGCTGATTAACTTGATCATGACGATATTGGCGGCTTATCCGCTGTCCAGGCCGGATCTTCCGGGGCGCGGCGTGCTGATGGTTTTCATTACGCTTACCATGTTTTTCAGCGGCGGGCTCATTCCCACCTATCTGCTGGTCAAGGATCTGGGCATGGTCGATACGATGTGGGCGCTCATCGTTCCCGGCGCTATCGCCACTTATAATCTGATCGTCATGCGTACGTATTTTCAATCCAGCATACCTTGGGAGCTGCAGGAAGCCGCCCATATCGACGGATGCTCCAACTGGCGGCTGCTGATCAACATCATTTTGCCGCTGTCCAAGCCCATCATCGCGGTCATGGTGCTGTTCTATGCGGTGGGCCATTGGAATTCCTTCTTCAATGCGCTTATCTATATTCGCCAT contains:
- a CDS encoding carbohydrate ABC transporter permease, with protein sequence MSKQSAISRSSDDRVFDAVVYAIAAAIMLVVLYPLIFVVSASFSNPVNVLAGEVWLLPKGFNVDAYTNIFHNAKIWVGYRNTILYTVVGTLINLIMTILAAYPLSRPDLPGRGVLMVFITLTMFFSGGLIPTYLLVKDLGMVDTMWALIVPGAIATYNLIVMRTYFQSSIPWELQEAAHIDGCSNWRLLINIILPLSKPIIAVMVLFYAVGHWNSFFNALIYIRHENLYPLQLVLREILLIGQNADADGNVGMEGKVLLAESIKYAVIIISSLPVLIMYPFVQRHFVKGVMIGSIKG